In Eriocheir sinensis breed Jianghai 21 chromosome 8, ASM2467909v1, whole genome shotgun sequence, the following proteins share a genomic window:
- the LOC126995543 gene encoding uncharacterized protein LOC126995543, whose amino-acid sequence MEITALKEIIVHTLGALVVGVCTVLMLPDFWYSVAFARTLAKAVQEWQDSGPHNTLLGKAREHLAAAGWLAAPRDPLVECGLPSGSGWKQLLQLMLHTEASLTCMERQVLLAQEEHLAFRDTVLLAVACFTLTVSLLGWTWARHKLVRRSHQPSKHRKDDNLFSGGEGEAPSYEGAAAKQSDGAEEASECAGQGQVEVSQVEGKEEISAQKEDEGVLPQQQEEVIPQQEIQKFQSAQEAAGLEALPEQEEAVHQQEEAVPQQEEAVPQQEEADPQQEALPEQEEAVHQQEEAVPQQEEAVPQQEEADPQQEEADPQQEEADPQQEALPKQGEAQPPTEAPKKTNDNDTMETQKGAPLETPDGGPKAAQHVSPLPLPRLRSPDRRDILGKRWLSDDVMDLAQELLQRQFPNTGGLYACGAAFTLPPLQPGNAALFLQVVNRTTPMSLASMADYGRAGGSHWLLLSSYGAGRPGQLAVYDSLYDTLSPSTAALVRQLQELHAPPPGVVVRPVQRQRDGYSCGLFALAFAFSIAHGQDPCRLHYVRARMASHLLSCLERGTVTPFPSEPKETFG is encoded by the coding sequence ATGGAAATTACTGCACTCAAGGAAATCATTGTACACACTCTCGGGgcgctggtggtgggggtgtgcaCGGTGCTCATGCTGCCAGACTTCTGGTACTCGGTGGCGTTCGCCCGCACGCTGGCGAAGGCGGTGCAGGAGTGGCAGGACTCCGGTCCCCACAACACACTCCTGGGTAAGGCACGGGAGCACCTCGCCGCCGCCGGGTGGCTCGCCGCTCCACGGGACCCCCTTGTGGAGTGTGGCCTCCCCAGCGGCAGCGGGTGGAAACAGCTGCTGCAGTTGATGCTGCACACAGAGGCAAGTCTGACCTGCATGGAGAGGCAGGTCCTGCTGGCCCAGGAGGAGCACTTGGCCTTCAGGGACACTGTCCTGCTGGCCGTGGCATGCTTTACTCTCACGGTCAGCCTGCTGGGCTGGACCTGGGCGCGGCACAAACTCGTGCGGCGCAGCCACCAGCCCAGCAAACACCGGAAGGACGACAACCTGTTCTCCGGTGGGGAGGGCGAGGCGCCGAGCTACGAAGGCGCCGCGGCTAAACAAAGTGATGGAGCAGAAGAGGCCAGCGAGTGTGCCGGTCAGGGCCAGGTCGAGGTGTCCCAGgttgaggggaaagaagaaatctCTGctcagaaggaggatgagggtgtCCTCCCTCAACAACAGGAGGAAGTTATCCCCCAACAAGAGATACAGAAATTCCAATCCGCACAGGAGGCTGCCGGCCTGGAGGCTCTTCCAGAGCAGGAGGAGGCTGTtcatcagcaagaggaggctgttcctcagcaagaggaggctgttcctcagcaagaggaggctgatcCTCAGCAGGAGGCTCTTCCAGAGCAGGAGGAGGCTGTtcatcagcaagaggaggctgttcctcagcaagaggaggctgttcctcagcaagaggaggctgatcctcagcaagaggaggctgatcctcagcaagaggaggctgatcCTCAGCAGGAGGCTCTTCCAAAGCAGGGGGAGGCTCAACCACCTACAGAAGCGCCAAAGAAGACTAATGACAATGACACTATGGAAACCCAGAAAGGCGCGCCCCTCGAAACTCCTGACGGAGGGCCTAAGGCAGCTCAACACGTAtcgccgctgccgctgccgcgCCTGCGCAGCCCCGACCGGCGGGACATCCTGGGCAAGCGCTGGCTATCTGATGACGTCATGGACCTGGCCCAGGAGCTGCTGCAGCGCCAGTTCCCGAACACTGGCGGCCTGTACGCCTGCGGCGCAGCCTTCACTCTGCCGCCCCTGCAGCCCGGCAACGCGGCGCTCTTCTTGCAGGTGGTGAACCGGACCACACCGATGAGCCTCGCCTCCATGGCAGACTACGGCCGTGCGGGGGGCAGCCACTGGCTCCTATTGTCCTCGTATGGCGCTGGGCGCCCCGGTCAGCTGGCGGTATATGACTCTCTCTACGACACGCTCTCGCCCTCCACAGCCGCCCTGGTGCGGCAGCTGCAGGAGCTGCACGCCCCGCCGCCAGGGGTCGTCGTGCGGCCCGTGCAGCGCCAGCGGGACGGCTACAGCTGCGGCCTCTTCGCCCTGGCCTTCGCCTTCAGCATCGCCCACGGCCAAGACCCGTGCCGCCTACACTACGTGCGGGCCCGCATGGCGAGCCACCTGCTATCGTGTCTGGAGCGCGGCACTGTGACGCCCTTCCCTAGCGAGCCAAAGGAGACATTTGGCTAA
- the LOC126995347 gene encoding uncharacterized protein LOC126995347, whose product MEITALKEIIVHTIGARVVGVCTVLMLPDFWYSVAFARTLAKAVQEWQDSGPHNTLLGKAREHLAAAGWLAAPRDPLVECGLPSGSGWKQLLQLMLHTEASLTCMERQVLLAQEEHLAFRDTVLLAVACFTLTVSLLGWTWARHKLVRRSHQPSKHRKDDNLFSGGEGEAPSYEGAAAKQSDGAEEASECAGQGQVEVSQVEGKEEISAQKEDEGVLPQQQEEVIPQQEIQKFQSAQEAAGLEALPEQEEAVHQQEEAVHQQEEAVPQQEEAVPQQEEADPQQEALPEQEEAVHQQEEAVPQQEEAVPQQEEADPQQEEADPQQEEADPQQEEADPQQEALPKQGEAQPPTEAPKKTNDNDTMETQKGAPLETPDGGPKAAQHVSPLPLPRLRSPDRRDILGKRWLSDDVMDLAQELLQRQFPNTGGLYACGAAFTLPPLQPGNAALFLQVVNRTTPMSLASMADYGRAGGSHWLLLSSYGAGRPGQLAVYDSLYDTLSPPQPPWCGSCRSCTPRRQGSSWPVQRQRDGYSCGLFALAFAFSIAHGQDPCRLHYVRARMASHLLSCLERGTVTPFPSEPKETFG is encoded by the exons ATGGAAATTACTGCACTCAAGGAAATCATTGTACACACAATCGGTGCGCGGGTTGTTGGGGTGTGCACGGTGCTCATGCTGCCAGACTTCTGGTACTCGGTGGCGTTCGCCCGCACGCTGGCGAAGGCGGTGCAGGAGTGGCAGGACTCCGGTCCCCACAACACACTCCTGGGTAAGGCACGGGAGCACCTCGCCGCCGCCGGGTGGCTCGCCGCTCCACGGGACCCCCTTGTGGAGTGTGGCCTCCCCAGCGGCAGCGGGTGGAAACAGCTGCTGCAGTTGATGCTGCACACAGAGGCAAGTCTGACCTGCATGGAGAGGCAGGTCCTGCTGGCCCAGGAGGAGCACTTGGCCTTCAGGGACACTGTCCTGCTGGCCGTGGCATGCTTTACTCTCACGGTCAGCCTGCTGGGCTGGACCTGGGCGCGGCACAAACTCGTGCGGCGCAGCCACCAGCCCAGCAAACACCGGAAGGACGACAACCTGTTCTCCGGTGGGGAGGGCGAGGCGCCGAGCTACGAAGGCGCCGCGGCTAAACAAAGTGATGGAGCAGAAGAGGCCAGCGAGTGTGCCGGTCAGGGCCAGGTCGAGGTGTCCCAGgttgaggggaaagaagaaatctCTGctcagaaggaggatgagggtgtCCTCCCTCAACAACAGGAGGAAGTTATCCCCCAACAAGAGATACAGAAATTCCAATCCGCACAGGAGGCTGCCGGCCTGGAGGCTCTTCCAGAGCAGGAGGAGGCTGTtcatcagcaagaggaggctgttcatCAGCAAGAGGAG gctgttcctcagcaagaggaggctgttcctcagcaagaggaggctgatcCTCAGCAGGAGGCTCTTCCAGAGCAGGAGGAGGCTGTtcatcagcaagaggaggctgttcctcagcaagaggaggctgttcctcagcaagaggaggctgatcctcagcaagaggaggctgatcctcagcaagaggaggctgatcctcagcaagaggaggctgatcCTCAGCAGGAGGCTCTTCCAAAGCAGGGGGAGGCTCAACCACCTACAGAAGCGCCAAAGAAGACTAATGACAATGACACTATGGAAACCCAGAAAGGCGCGCCCCTCGAAACTCCTGACGGAGGGCCTAAGGCAGCTCAACACGTAtcgccgctgccgctgccgcgCCTGCGCAGCCCCGACCGGCGGGACATCCTGGGCAAGCGCTGGCTATCTGATGACGTCATGGACCTGGCCCAGGAGCTGCTGCAGCGCCAGTTCCCGAACACTGGCGGCCTGTACGCCTGCGGCGCAGCCTTCACTCTGCCGCCCCTGCAGCCCGGCAACGCGGCGCTCTTCTTGCAGGTGGTGAACCGGACCACACCGATGAGCCTCGCCTCCATGGCAGACTACGGCCGTGCGGGGGGCAGCCACTGGCTCCTATTGTCCTCGTATGGCGCTGGGCGCCCCGGTCAGCTGGCGGTATATGACTCTCTCTACGACACGCTCTCGCCTCCACAGCCGCCCTGGTGCGGCAGCTGCAGGAGCTGCACGCCCCGCCGCCAGGGGTCGTCGTGGCCCGTGCAGCGCCAGCGGGACGGCTACAGCTGCGGCCTCTTCGCCCTGGCCTTCGCCTTCAGCATCGCCCACGGCCAAGACCCGTGCCGCCTACACTACGTGCGGGCCCGCATGGCGAGCCACCTGCTATCGTGTCTGGAGCGCGGCACTGTGACGCCCTTCCCCAGCGAGCCAAAGGAGACATTTGGCTAA